The region AATTCACCACaaggtttgtttttatttttcaggCCTCTGAAGGTGCTCCGATTTCTTATCAGTTATCCAGCCATAAAACAACGATAACGATTATTTCAGGTCTCTGTGGGGTTCCCGGTGCTCGGTGATAGCAAATTGCAGTGACGGTGATCGAGTCAGCAAGGCATCGAGGAGAAGTATCCACACGACCATCGATGCAACCCGGAGCGGGACACCGGCTGAGCGATGTTCAAAATCGAGTCCTACGTCACGCCCATCATCCTTAGCTACGTGGAAAAGTATGTGAAAAATGTGCGCCCCGAGGACTCGCAGGTGTCGCTGTGGGGTGGCGAGGTGGTCTTCCAGAACCTTGACCTCAAGCTGGacgtgctggaggaggagctACAGCTGCCGTTCAACTTCCTGTCCGGCCACATCCACGAGCTCTCGATACGGGTACCGTGGACGAAGATCGCCTCCGAGCCCATCGTCATCACGATCAACACGATCGAGTTCGTACTGAAGCTGCGTGACCCCAACGACCGGACCGTGCCGAAGAAGGAACCACCCCGGAAGGGTAAAAGTGTGGACGAAGCACCGCCGCCCGGTTACACGGCGTCTTTGATCAGCAAAATTGCCAACAACATCACAATCCGATGCCATAACGTGATCCTAAAGTACGTCGAGGAGGACATCGTCGTCTCGATGAACATCCAGCAGCTGTCGATGGAATCGGCCGATGCGAACTGGAATGCGGCCTTCATTGATCTATCCCCAACGAAGGTTTCACTGCGGAAGCTAATCAACATCGTGGATTTGACCATCTGCCTGGATAAACGTAATTCGGCGGGTAAAATCGAGGTCTGCCAGGAACCGGTGCTCTACCGGAGTACGCTGCAGGTGCGGATGTTGGTGCGGTACAACGTGTCCTCACAGGACCGCTCATCACTGACGCGAATCGATGTGCACTCGAACTTCCTCGACATCAACGTGTCCTCGCAACAGTTCCCGATGCTGATGCGTCTGTTTGATCTCGCGTTGGCGCTAAAACAGGGCAAGATAAACACGGAACCACCGCAGACCGCGACTGACGGTGCACATGAGCTGGAAGACGAGTCGGGCCAGGAATCGCTGCTTTCGTGGGCCTGGAATCTGCTGCCTTCGTTCTTCCCGGAGGAGAACGAAAGCGACCACTCGGAGGAACACGACTTTCGAGTGCTACACGCGGGCGTGTATGTCGATCGGCTACGGATGATCTTCAAAACGCAGGAACTGATCGGTGATGGCATCGTGGGGACACAGAAGAAGATCAAGTACACACCTATCCTGCGATTCGATTTCCAGCACTTTTACGGTGAGATGGTCGCGTGCGGAATGAAATGGTTCAACGTGACGCTCGGCATTTCGCACATCCAGCTGCAATCCATGGATGACTGTACGTGCGGTCAACGAGCAACGGTAAAGGAGCTCTTCGAATCGACCGCTCCGGTCCCATCGAGCGAGGAGTGTTTGCATCTGCAGCATTCATTTTTCAGCGACAGTGCGGGTGGTAACGCTGGGCGGAAGTATAACGTCAACTGGAACTACCATCTCAGCACGTACAGTCAGGAATATTTGCTTCAAAAATCGcccgccattgccattgacCTCATTCACGAGGTGCAGCTACCGGACGATCGGCGGACGTCGGAGTTCGGGAGTGATCTAGAGTTTAGCAATCTTGCCGAAAAGTACATGATCCGGATGTACGTCGGTCGGTTCCGTGCGGCACTGTGTGCCGATGCTATTCATCGCTTTCAAACGCTGGCTTCGTATCGGGATTGTTACGAATATCCGCCTTATTATGAGGATAGACCGATGCCAACGCTGGcacaactaccaccaccgtccgcggAAGATTACGATGCATTGATGAGCGAGATCCCTCTGCGACAGATACACATAACGCTGCAAAATCCTACGATCGAGCTGCGAGCCTTTGACCATGCACCGGTGGCACTGGTTCCCCGGAAGCCATCAGCATCGGCTTCTTCGTTGCCGATCGTACGAGTGGAGCTAAGCCGCGCCGAGTGCAACATTCTAACACCGCTCTACCCGAACCGGTTGGTTTACACCACCTGCCAGCTtccggaaccaccggccaAACTGTTTGACGCCTGCTATCAATCGATCTCGGGTAATCTAGAACGGATGCAGGCGAAACTGATTCACCCGCGGAGCGACTCAGAAGCAAACGTATGCACGGCAGTGAGCATGAATTACCAGCAGCGGCTGCTCATACATCCGAGCCTTTGGCCGAGTGTGGAGCTGAACAAAGTGGAACATACTGTCACCATCACGGATCTGAAGTTTATAATGAACCCACTGCAAGCATTTGCCTTTGGCACCGTCGTGCAGTCGCTGGCGGCGCACCAGGATGCAACGCGACAGTGCGTTGAGCTAGATAACATTCCAGATGATACGCTACTGCAACAACCACTCCCCGTCGTGGACATGTTGCTTTCCTACGTGCAGCTGCGTAAGGTGGAGGCCGAAAGCACGGAAGATTACAAGCTGGTGGCTCGTAGCATGAAATTGCTCACTTGCCAGCGGCCAGCCGCAGGTGGTGGTCAAAGATCACTCACCGCACTGTGGCCCGATCATTCCACGGATGAAGACTTCCTTACCGTAATATTTCAGATTCCTAAATCCTTCGATACGGCCAGCTGCATCGAGCATCCGCCCTTGCTGTACGCTAAGCTGCTCGATCTGAGCTTCAATCTGGATCCAAACTTCATCgcctttttgtgctgctggcagcagtTGGCGATGCAAACTGGTCATCGACAACTGCAGCGTGGCCAGCGTACGCAACGGTTTGTGGGCAACGTGGCCAAACCATCGACCATGGCCGGTACGCTGGCGAAAGGATTGAACGCAAAGCAACACTCACTACCAGGTACTTCCGTCCATTCGAACTCCGATAAAGCTGGTCGACCTGTTGCTGATCCCGTTGGTCCGGTACCGGGGCCCAGCTCTACACTTGGTGGGCTGGACGAAGTCGATCAAAAGGACCTTGGTGACGGATCACTGCCGAACGATAACCAACAGGTTCGATCGTTGAATGGTCAGTTTTGGACGAAGCTGGCCAAGAAGATCATCATCCATCTGGAGATAAGCCATTTTACTGTTTGCTTCCCGGTGAAGAacatcattttccattccagcgaCATACCGACGGAGGATGAGTtcggggaaaatgaaatttttatGCTCAAGTAAGTGGACTCTGGAGGGCctgtggaaggaaggatgttctttaaatatcattttccatcgtttcaGACTGCCCCTGATTACCGTTAATTCCGCGTTCAAATGTCAAAACCTGTCGAGTTCGATCGCACGCTTTCCCATCAGCATCCCGAAAGCCATTTGgccagaagagaaggaaagctTCCCGTGGACCATTTCGCTAGCGAATGCGTCCAGCTGGACGTATCAGAATGGGGAGATGAACAAGCTACTCGACGAAACGACAACGAACATCTCGATGGTGCTCAACTTCCCTGCTGATACGGAGACTGAAGACCGGTCGGGCCCTACCTCGATTTGTTTCCACGTCGATACGTCACCGTTCCGCGTGACGGTCGTGAAGGAACAACTGGCTCTCATACATGATACGCTCGATCGTTTGATGCAGCTACCGATGCTCCAGCATCGAACCAGCACGAGCTCTGCTAGCTTGTCATCAAGCGCTGCCGGTGGAAAGTCAGCGGACACGAAGCGACAATTCCTGGAGATAGCGCAACCTTCCGTTGCTGGCAGTTCGATCGCTGCGGTCGATTTGAAAGAGTTTCTTGATCTGACGCACCACTCGAGCGCCGGTGGATCGGACGAAACGCTTAAGGATAACTCAGCAGCCCGTGGTGAAGCGAAGCCTAGACCCTCACTCTGGTTGCAGTGGACGTTTTCGCGGTTAACGGTAAACTGCATAACGCGCGACgaacagcgacagcagcgcaTCAAGCTGACGATCGAGTTCGAGGACATCATCTATTCGCTCGATCGGCAGGAAGTGTACTCGCAGGTGAAAGCCAAATTTGGTTCCATGAGTGGCGCTTGCTACGAGTGGAGCGGCACAGCAAAAGAGCAGAGCTGGTGCCGCAACGAAGCACTGGCCATCGCGGTACAGACAGGAGATTCGAGTGAATCGGGCAAATCCACCGGCACTGATACGTTCTTCAGTCTCACGATCACTCGAGCGGAAACGCAAAACGTGCACTCGAAGTGGGATACCGTTCGTCGATCTCGGGAACACAATGAAACGCTCGTGGAGGTGCTGATCAAGATGGAACAGGTTGATTTACGGTTGGATTTGGATTTACTGGGTGAATGTTTGAAGATGTTCCAAGCATTCCGTCCCACGGTGAGGAGCGTACAGAGCGAGACAACGCCGGCCGAACCCATTCCCTCCATCGCTCCACCCGTGGTGGCGGTCAAGGACTTGCCGCTCATCCTGTTTGCCAGTAAGGGCGTAACGGTGTTTCTGCCACTTCGCAACCGTCCTACGGTCGATGTTAAACCCTGCTCCGTGTACATCCTTAAAGTGAGCTCCATCACAGTGCATCACAACGTGGAGAATCCGATCTGTCGGGTGCCGCTACGTCCGGACGTGTACACGAAAGCGGCTCAGATGCGCATTCTGAATGTTCCCGGGTCGAAGATCGAGGATCGCCagtacgagctgctgctgaaggaaatCTCGCTAAGCACTGCCGTCTGGGAGGATGTGTTGCGGTatctgcaggagcagcaatcATCCACCACTCACCACGACAACCCGGCTTTCGAGTGGAATAACTTCCAGCAGGGCGCACAACGGTCAGCGGCTCACTTTGAGGCGGCAACGGTGTTTAAGGACTTTAACTTTTCCATCATCTACGCACCCTGTATCATCTACAAGAACGTGCTGATCTGTAGCGTTGCGATGGAACTGAACTGTCTGTCCGATCTGCTGATAGATGTCGATCTCGAGCAGCTTCGGTTGATGGAGCAACTGTTGTGCAAAGCATCGCAAATCCGGTTGCTCGTGATGCCTGATCAGCCACCgacgatgccaccaccaccgtccatttcaagctcctcttcctcgaccgtggcagcaacggtggtgccTCGGAGTAGCGAAAGCTTCATCGCCGAGACCGTCACCGACGAGGCTAGTGGGCGAGATTCGGTTAGGTCGTTCCGTGATTCCGTCCCTTcctgccatcgccatcatcgtcgcagCCACTCGAAGCTATCGAAGTGTGAGCAAGACTCTGGCCTGGAGTCGTACCGTACGTCGGAGGGTAAACGAGCCACatcgagtagcagcaggcGCAGCTATGGGCAACGCCAGCGCAAGCTTTCTTCACTATCGTCTGAAAGCAATCCAGCACTCCGTCCAGCGATTGGCTATGCTGGCAGTCGCATCGGTGGCCTATACCAGGCCAATCAACCGGCGCTTATCATCCCGTACGAAGTGTGTTTTCTTGGAGGTTACTTTAAGGTGCGGCTCTTCGTTGAGGATCGCAGTAAGGGACCCACGGTACGAATGGCATTCGCACAACCGAATGCGCTCGTATCGTTGAACCTGTTCGAGCGTGTCCTTCAGCTGTCTCTGTTCGATATAAAGATCGAGGTGGACGAGCTGCCGATCCTCGGAACGGTCACCGGCGAACCGGATGAGCTGGGCATACCGCAACCGTTCGTGAAAACACGCTTCGTTAACTCGCACACGAAGAAGGTGCGCGAGCTGAGGGTTGATTTCAAGCGACCAATCAACGTTACGCTTTCGCACACGAAAACCAAGGCTCTTTTAGAGCTGGCCGATCTACTTGGAGGAGTGTTTAACACCACGCAGACCCCGGAATCATCATCTGGTTCGAACATTCCGAAACCGGTACTTCCGAGTCGGAACAAGTTCCATATCCTCCGGTCGCAGCTGTACGATATGGAGAAGATACAGATCGGACTTTCGCAAGTGATGCTGCATTTGATGAATGAAGACGATCAACCGGCAACGGCAGGACCGCGGTATAGTATGAAGCTATCGTTCTCTTCGGTGCAAACATCGATCCGTATCCAGGAACGTCCCGAGCGCATACTTTTCGGTCTGGAGATGGGTGAGCTGATGTTTATCGCCGGAAGCTCGGTCATACTGCATCCCTTCTCGTTCGATCTTCAACTGACGATAGCCAAGGAGTACTGGAAGCGAGATCCGCTGGTGCAGATCAAACTTCGATCTTCATACCTGCAGCTCGACATAAGCCCGCCGTTGTTCCAGCAAGTTACCCTCATCCGCCAGCAAATGGAACCGCTCTTTGGGGAGAATAGTGTACCGGTGTCAGCCAGTAGATCAGTCAGTCACTCTGACAACACTGCCAGTACACGACCATCAATTGAGCACCTAATACCGATCGTACCGCCACGATTTGAGCGCAGGCGGACGAAAGAGATGCAGGAAGAGTATTATCAGGATGATTTAAGGTAATTAGTTTGTGACCCGTGACGAGGGACCTCTAATAGTATTGTACTGAACAAAAACATTGTTCTCTTACAGGGCTGGTGCATTCCAGTTTATTGAATCAATGAAGATCGACGAGCTACCACTACCGTATCAGATCAAGATCATTAATCGTGAAGTAGGCGTCATTTGTTGGCGGTATCCTCAACCCCGCGCATTACATCAAGTGATCGTCTATCCTGTTCCGATGAACGTAAGGACTTTCTAAGGCGTTTTTCGACTCCTAGCTAGCTTGATCCTTATCTTCTGATCTCTTTATTCAACAGACAACGAAATCCGTCAACATACAATGCAAGCTGGAGCAGTATTCCGAGATCAACGCTACGTTCGTGGAGCTTTGCCGATTTACGCTGTCGGAGAACGAGAAAACATTCCTCAAGCTACCGGAACGAAAGAGTGCGGCCGCCATCTGGCGTATCGTGATGACACAGAATGTGGTATACGATGATGGTACGCGAGAGAGCTCCGATCGAGCGGCCAGTAGGTCTCAACGGCAGCGATCGAACCGCGACGGCAACGAGAATGATGCTGACGATCAATCGCATCGCGGAAGATCGAATCTTTTTACCACCCTGACGGATGTTCTGACCGATAGTACCTACCTGCCCGGTCATCGTGTGGTCAGCCTGCCATATCGGTTGCATCCGAAAATCTTCGTCGCTTGTATGCGTGTGGACTCGATGTTCAGTGCAGCACTGGTACCGAACGTGGACGCCACTATCGATCTCAGCCCCGTGCAGATCAATCTGTTCAATGTGATCCGCTTTGACGGGGATCGTCGCCCACTTCCCAAACCATTCCAACGGTACCGGGTATGCCGAGAGACGGCCGATTTCGGGACGCACAAGTTTGCGATGTTGAACGCACGCCGTATGCGTGGCCAATGTTCGATCTACGATCCACTAGAGGTGTTTATCGGAGCGGAACTAAATTTGCAGTGTGAATTGCTGGATTACCATCATTTCACGTTCGAGACGGTGCTGGATGTGACCGGCCTTAAGGCATATGGTTGGCTCGGTGATAATGCGCTACAAGTGAAGACGATCTCCGATGATATAGCCGTCCGGTATGGGCCATCGGTTGGCTACACCGTATCCGTTGCGCAACGATTGTGGCACGAAAGTGACGAAACAGATGAATCGACAGGAAAACCGCTTACCCTGTACAGCAAGTACATCGTTTGCAATCGCACCCAGGTAGCCCTCAAGTTTGGACAGATCGATACGGCGGAAGCAATCTATCTCGGTCCGAACGAGCTCTGTCTGTACGCATTCCGTAGCTGTCGGCATGCACAGCAGCTACAGATCTACTTCACCGAGGGCGGTACGAAACCGATCGTAACCGAACCCTTCGATGTATCGACCGAGGGCTTGCAGCAGGTCGCTGTTCAATCGTCCTACGAAGAGGACCTAGTGGACGAGCGGATGCTACTTGTCCGAGTGGAAACCCTCTCGATGGGTGGCGGTTTACCGGGAACCAGTGCACAGACTAGCATCACAATCGAAGGACAAATTAGCTTCTGCAATATGACCGCACAGCGGTTACGGCTACAGTATCGCTACTACAAAATCGTCCCCAACAGTGAGCGGAATTATACAGCGACGGTCTTTCTGGTGGAACCGGGCGATCAGATGAACCTATTTTCGGCTGCCAACAATCGGAACCAACAGAGCATTAACATTGCAATCGAGGGCGAAGGAGGCTCGGCGGGAAAGGTGGGCTGGTCCGGAGATGTACCTTTGCGCGAAATCATGAACGGTGGCGCCATGCCGTACCTGGTGAAGgtaccaacgacgacgacccgtGAAGGTTACCTTAGCTACTGGGTACGAATAGTACGGGAGAAGCTGGCCGATAGTAGAGCCACAAATGCGGCTGCAGGGGAGTTTTTAGAACGTGTATTGGTCATCGTGTGGCCACTGTTTATGGTCGAGTCACTGCTCACAGTGAACACAACGGTAAGTACGGACTTGATTACTCATGAtgttcgatcctctaactgcTTCTCGTTCTGTACATCTTCCAGGCTTACGTGGAGAAGATTGATCAGAGCTTCTCGATCTACGGGCAAGGACAACGCCGGCAGCTGAACCTCGCCGGCACATTCTCCGACGAGCACGAGCTATCGTTCCGCATGAACTTTAACTCCTTGCATGGCGAGGATAAACGGAAAGCGTTGCTCTCGTACCGGTTGATCGATGGCAAGTCGTTCTTCCAGGTGCCGGCCCGATTGCGTAGCGTCGAAGCGGCACTCGATGCATTAAAGATGGCTCAGCAGCTGTCCAGCGATTGGCCCTGTTCGCGCGAGGAAGAGCAGCGCTGGCGACGGGAAAACTCGATCCAAGAGGCCACATTCCCGCTGTACCATTGTTCGCCAGCGTACGAAATGTCCTGCTGTCTGATGCTCAGCATAGCCCCGTGGGCACTGTTCATCAATCAACTTGGTTGTGAGGTGCGCCTGAGAAgcaacaccagccaccaggatACGAACATCATCGCTGCGAATAGCATCATCATGCCGGTTCATCTGGAGAGTGGGTTCACGCTCGAGATGAATGTTGGCATCGGGCAAACGATGCAATCGGAGCTCATTCTGATCAACGGCACCGAAGCATCGCGAAAACCATCTACGGGCGGGCATCTCGCATTGCCGCTAGAGGGAATGATCGAGTTCAGCATCCGGACGGAGAGTGGTGTAAGTAGTTTGAATTattattgtttaattttacTGTGAATATTACTATTGTGGGTATTATTTTGCCTGATCTGGTTCTAATATCATGAACCATGGTTATTCCGGGCTTCTACTTTCCCACTATGTTTAACGCCATCCATTGTTGCTGGCATTATAAGGGGATAATTTTATTTGGAACCtttgcacacacgcgcgcatcAACAAAGCAATCAGGGATCCGACTTCGGGACGTACCTTTACATTTTGGCAGCCGCACGACGGAAAACGAAATCCGGTTTAACCACTTTAATTGAGTCCTGGAACACCTGAAGCACCCGATCGACCCGCTCGCTCGTAGCATTCTGTCCCATCAGGCCAATGCGGAACACCTGACCGGCGGTCGGTCCTAGGCCGCCACTTATCTCGACCAGATAGGTTTTCATGGCATCCTGTGCCACCTGAAGCCAATCGACACCTTTCGGTACCCgtatcgtcgtcaccgtggccAATCGATCCCGCTCGTCAGCGTACAGCTCGAAGCCGAGTGCTTGCAGACCATCGTACAGCCGCCGCGCACAGTCCTGGTGGCGGGCAATAAGCGATTCGAGGGATTCTGCGCAGGCCAGCGCAATCGCTTCCCGCAAACCATACAGCAGGGTGGACGAGATGGTGTGATGATAGCTGAAGAATGAATTAACGGAGACGGTGGTCAGTTGCAACCTATTTCCCTCCACCTCTGCTTCACTTACATGCGCGGTCTCCCGAAACATCCCCAGTAATCACCGATGAGCGCCAGATCCCAGTAGTAGACCTTCACCTTGGTGCGGCGTTCCATGTACCGCTTACTGTCAAGCGCAACGCGATACGCGGCGATGGTCCGGTTATCGCATCACATGCCCAGGGAAGAAGAGAACGAAGAGAATGTTTATAAGGAGGCGAGCGCGTCTGATAACGCATTCTGCGTTCCTGCACGTCATTGTCTTACACGGCCCGATGATTAAAGGAGATCGGCGTAATGCCGGGCGGTGCGCCGAGCACCTTCTGTGACCCCGTATACACCGCATCGATCTCCCAACGATCCATCTCGAAGCGGGTGCCACCGAGTGATGCGACCGTGTCCACGATCAGCAAACAGTTGTACTCGCGGCACAACGGTCCCACACCTTCCAACCCCTGCAGTACACCGGTCGAGGAGTCACCTTGTGTGAGGAACAGCACCGACGGTCGCGTGGTACGCATGGCCTGACGTAGTTCCTCCAGCGTGAGCGATTTCCCTGGAGCCGCCTTAACCGTATGCACGTCGGCACCATACCGTGAAGCCATATCGGCCGCACGATCACCCCAGTGACCAGTATGGCCGATCAGAATCACGTCACCATCCTCTAGCAGATTGCACAACGTCGCCTCCATACCACCGTGACCGGATGCGCTAAGACAGAAGGTGGCCGCATTGCGCGTCTGGAACAGGTACCGCATGCCCTCCTTAATGTCATCCATGATCTTCAGCGTTTCCGGATGCAGATGACCAAGGATGGGGCGGCTCATCGCTTCCAATACACGCGCGTGAGCATTCGAGGGGCCTGGCCCCATCAGTAGCTTATCCGGTACGACCAGTGGCTCTCGTAGCACCGCCGGGGCACTCACTCGATACTCTgccattttcacttttatgcACCGATCGAATAACTTTCACTGCGAGCACTACGACACGATCACCGTCCCACGATCACGATTCAACTGAGCACGATCtcgtcaccgtggccacgtTTTATGGGGACTCGCGTTCGTTCGGCTTGCGAAACTCTCCGTTCCTTTCCAAACCAGTTCGTCGCTACAGGAGATGAATTGGACCGGCTTATCAGTCTAGCCAGGCCAGCGTGATCAGGCGTCTCACTCTCTAGCACTGTCGTGAGAGACAGTCCCGCTGATAAGCGTCTCTACAAGCAATTCAGCTGCGTACGATTCTC is a window of Anopheles aquasalis chromosome 2, idAnoAquaMG_Q_19, whole genome shotgun sequence DNA encoding:
- the LOC126572611 gene encoding intermembrane lipid transfer protein VPS13B, with the translated sequence MFKIESYVTPIILSYVEKYVKNVRPEDSQVSLWGGEVVFQNLDLKLDVLEEELQLPFNFLSGHIHELSIRVPWTKIASEPIVITINTIEFVLKLRDPNDRTVPKKEPPRKGKSVDEAPPPGYTASLISKIANNITIRCHNVILKYVEEDIVVSMNIQQLSMESADANWNAAFIDLSPTKVSLRKLINIVDLTICLDKRNSAGKIEVCQEPVLYRSTLQVRMLVRYNVSSQDRSSLTRIDVHSNFLDINVSSQQFPMLMRLFDLALALKQGKINTEPPQTATDGAHELEDESGQESLLSWAWNLLPSFFPEENESDHSEEHDFRVLHAGVYVDRLRMIFKTQELIGDGIVGTQKKIKYTPILRFDFQHFYGEMVACGMKWFNVTLGISHIQLQSMDDCTCGQRATVKELFESTAPVPSSEECLHLQHSFFSDSAGGNAGRKYNVNWNYHLSTYSQEYLLQKSPAIAIDLIHEVQLPDDRRTSEFGSDLEFSNLAEKYMIRMYVGRFRAALCADAIHRFQTLASYRDCYEYPPYYEDRPMPTLAQLPPPSAEDYDALMSEIPLRQIHITLQNPTIELRAFDHAPVALVPRKPSASASSLPIVRVELSRAECNILTPLYPNRLVYTTCQLPEPPAKLFDACYQSISGNLERMQAKLIHPRSDSEANVCTAVSMNYQQRLLIHPSLWPSVELNKVEHTVTITDLKFIMNPLQAFAFGTVVQSLAAHQDATRQCVELDNIPDDTLLQQPLPVVDMLLSYVQLRKVEAESTEDYKLVARSMKLLTCQRPAAGGGQRSLTALWPDHSTDEDFLTVIFQIPKSFDTASCIEHPPLLYAKLLDLSFNLDPNFIAFLCCWQQLAMQTGHRQLQRGQRTQRFVGNVAKPSTMAGTLAKGLNAKQHSLPGTSVHSNSDKAGRPVADPVGPVPGPSSTLGGLDEVDQKDLGDGSLPNDNQQVRSLNGQFWTKLAKKIIIHLEISHFTVCFPVKNIIFHSSDIPTEDEFGENEIFMLKLPLITVNSAFKCQNLSSSIARFPISIPKAIWPEEKESFPWTISLANASSWTYQNGEMNKLLDETTTNISMVLNFPADTETEDRSGPTSICFHVDTSPFRVTVVKEQLALIHDTLDRLMQLPMLQHRTSTSSASLSSSAAGGKSADTKRQFLEIAQPSVAGSSIAAVDLKEFLDLTHHSSAGGSDETLKDNSAARGEAKPRPSLWLQWTFSRLTVNCITRDEQRQQRIKLTIEFEDIIYSLDRQEVYSQVKAKFGSMSGACYEWSGTAKEQSWCRNEALAIAVQTGDSSESGKSTGTDTFFSLTITRAETQNVHSKWDTVRRSREHNETLVEVLIKMEQVDLRLDLDLLGECLKMFQAFRPTVRSVQSETTPAEPIPSIAPPVVAVKDLPLILFASKGVTVFLPLRNRPTVDVKPCSVYILKVSSITVHHNVENPICRVPLRPDVYTKAAQMRILNVPGSKIEDRQYELLLKEISLSTAVWEDVLRYLQEQQSSTTHHDNPAFEWNNFQQGAQRSAAHFEAATVFKDFNFSIIYAPCIIYKNVLICSVAMELNCLSDLLIDVDLEQLRLMEQLLCKASQIRLLVMPDQPPTMPPPPSISSSSSSTVAATVVPRSSESFIAETVTDEASGRDSVRSFRDSVPSCHRHHRRSHSKLSKCEQDSGLESYRTSEGKRATSSSSRRSYGQRQRKLSSLSSESNPALRPAIGYAGSRIGGLYQANQPALIIPYEVCFLGGYFKVRLFVEDRSKGPTVRMAFAQPNALVSLNLFERVLQLSLFDIKIEVDELPILGTVTGEPDELGIPQPFVKTRFVNSHTKKVRELRVDFKRPINVTLSHTKTKALLELADLLGGVFNTTQTPESSSGSNIPKPVLPSRNKFHILRSQLYDMEKIQIGLSQVMLHLMNEDDQPATAGPRYSMKLSFSSVQTSIRIQERPERILFGLEMGELMFIAGSSVILHPFSFDLQLTIAKEYWKRDPLVQIKLRSSYLQLDISPPLFQQVTLIRQQMEPLFGENSVPVSASRSVSHSDNTASTRPSIEHLIPIVPPRFERRRTKEMQEEYYQDDLRAGAFQFIESMKIDELPLPYQIKIINREVGVICWRYPQPRALHQVIVYPVPMNTTKSVNIQCKLEQYSEINATFVELCRFTLSENEKTFLKLPERKSAAAIWRIVMTQNVVYDDGTRESSDRAASRSQRQRSNRDGNENDADDQSHRGRSNLFTTLTDVLTDSTYLPGHRVVSLPYRLHPKIFVACMRVDSMFSAALVPNVDATIDLSPVQINLFNVIRFDGDRRPLPKPFQRYRVCRETADFGTHKFAMLNARRMRGQCSIYDPLEVFIGAELNLQCELLDYHHFTFETVLDVTGLKAYGWLGDNALQVKTISDDIAVRYGPSVGYTVSVAQRLWHESDETDESTGKPLTLYSKYIVCNRTQVALKFGQIDTAEAIYLGPNELCLYAFRSCRHAQQLQIYFTEGGTKPIVTEPFDVSTEGLQQVAVQSSYEEDLVDERMLLVRVETLSMGGGLPGTSAQTSITIEGQISFCNMTAQRLRLQYRYYKIVPNSERNYTATVFLVEPGDQMNLFSAANNRNQQSINIAIEGEGGSAGKVGWSGDVPLREIMNGGAMPYLVKVPTTTTREGYLSYWVRIVREKLADSRATNAAAGEFLERVLVIVWPLFMVESLLTVNTTAYVEKIDQSFSIYGQGQRRQLNLAGTFSDEHELSFRMNFNSLHGEDKRKALLSYRLIDGKSFFQVPARLRSVEAALDALKMAQQLSSDWPCSREEEQRWRRENSIQEATFPLYHCSPAYEMSCCLMLSIAPWALFINQLGCEVRLRSNTSHQDTNIIAANSIIMPVHLESGFTLEMNVGIGQTMQSELILINGTEASRKPSTGGHLALPLEGMIEFSIRTESGIMNLVLSSLTENKVRVFILASQFVVTNYSSIDLHCWSFALPSNERLEQFKLTNFGQPHSCCYSLPKNDPKDLNPKGSVITMLSNVSQRKAKTKPGANFNHYLTVYERREQGSDFSAPIYLNKPISRKSLSVPCVTPGGRTHYHPLSLSLVTHQGQSYVSIYDDPCPSYAIENRTDFNIYVAQSDTVQPNKAAMAVPEVMESNFSWYQTISPRQTVHYTPPTLDERFPEPQEAELALIFACVSGSAIRWSHPVRTDENKSIFLNIPLYGELKVAIRIRNRTTLVVIDYISQDLEFSAKDIRTRLSNPLRPAEPQSTVVEAGTSSPSTGQPTLLDETMTLPTSGASGSSAQLPAALTPSAVGDRAVEVQSYFRSLMITLFNDQPQRRCQKRDVISFNFDRIGMRMERPGLGARETAAEGSRVVLHCVNVQVDNELHSDGEYDFPVVLCSEDHETKQRKGVVADLPNHYRLEDHLEQMGRTALCTLHCDLADDENQQQQQQWGSVESVRLQIQPIRAYIEDTYINVLVDYLVECIPAGMVYESEASSNVRIRCEPGEALVPRAVMQQSSYLAEPIKFRSIRIEPLNVLLSVHACMRLYIALDHSPLEFAAFERQSVRTLPIKFGNAVGMHYLSGAIFGGGWVIGSLEILGSPSGLARSVTSGLRDFVSLPVQGLFRGPWGFLVGVTQGSASLIRNITAGTVNSVTKLAQSVSRNLDRLTLDTEHVQRTDALRRRRPQGMTDGFTQGLTGLGISLLGAVGGLAHHPLQATNPIGVVTGMGKGIVGAFTKPISGAAELVALTGQGMLHSVGYNTLPTPRLTAQSLQPPEPISHKALWEPHAACEGTLLFTVQTTHLTEGEYRLALLALYSRALVLYDVHDCQLVEVLDLKTLCFDTDEENDATRLVIRVQPKLPPPSTYDQYPISSRTYEFVRDSTMQLPRISGATLPLHYFQNVQKPSTKGTTLAPVATMVSATAAATGWPQPSELPSLTMADGIDHGKVLGPTVGEQRSSVVIEMESVEDGDPADDTAGLLADETRSSIDLDRGTVRSPDRLSEEDDSERRVVVFLDENYVKYLVTYVNLLQRAYECQSTGSCNDGRCGEEPVPFHTL
- the LOC126572628 gene encoding alanine--glyoxylate aminotransferase, translated to MAEYRVSAPAVLREPLVVPDKLLMGPGPSNAHARVLEAMSRPILGHLHPETLKIMDDIKEGMRYLFQTRNAATFCLSASGHGGMEATLCNLLEDGDVILIGHTGHWGDRAADMASRYGADVHTVKAAPGKSLTLEELRQAMRTTRPSVLFLTQGDSSTGVLQGLEGVGPLCREYNCLLIVDTVASLGGTRFEMDRWEIDAVYTGSQKVLGAPPGITPISFNHRAVKRYMERRTKVKVYYWDLALIGDYWGCFGRPRIYHHTISSTLLYGLREAIALACAESLESLIARHQDCARRLYDGLQALGFELYADERDRLATVTTIRVPKGVDWLQVAQDAMKTYLVEISGGLGPTAGQVFRIGLMGQNATSERVDRVLQVFQDSIKVVKPDFVFRRAAAKM